In Cicer arietinum cultivar CDC Frontier isolate Library 1 chromosome 1, Cicar.CDCFrontier_v2.0, whole genome shotgun sequence, one DNA window encodes the following:
- the LOC101495707 gene encoding glutamate synthase [NADH], amyloplastic-like isoform X3 — MDCFTLLSCLKYSKTIHELNKACNLRGLLKFKGFCTGAISYGSISLEAHTTLAMAMNKIGGKSKTGEGGEQPSRMEPLADGSRNPKRSAIKQVASGTDELQIKMAQVTNIRR, encoded by the exons ATGGATTGCTTTACTTTGCTTTCATGCTTGAAG TACTCCAAGACCATTCATGAATTGAATAAGGCTTGCAATTTGAGAGGGCTTCTGAAATTTAAAGGATTTTGTACTGGTGCCATCAGTTATGGGTCAATATCATTGGAGGCTCACACAACATTAGCAATGGCAATGAACAAAATTGGAGGGAAATCCAAGACAG GTGAGGGAGGTGAGCAGCCATCTCGTATGGAGCCTCTTGCTGATGGCTCAAGGAATCCCAAAAGGAGTGCCATTAAGCAGGTCGCTAGTGGGACTGATGAACTTCAGATAAAGATGGCCCAG gttACAAATATTAGAAGATGA
- the LOC101495707 gene encoding glutamate synthase [NADH], amyloplastic-like isoform X1, translating to MDCFTLLSCLKYSKTIHELNKACNLRGLLKFKGFCTGAISYGSISLEAHTTLAMAMNKIGGKSKTGEGGEQPSRMEPLADGSRNPKRSAIKQVASGTDELQIKMAQVIVVTCSFQSRLLFFSLIPNKISSIRCPCIPVGIKVLLFMNLF from the exons ATGGATTGCTTTACTTTGCTTTCATGCTTGAAG TACTCCAAGACCATTCATGAATTGAATAAGGCTTGCAATTTGAGAGGGCTTCTGAAATTTAAAGGATTTTGTACTGGTGCCATCAGTTATGGGTCAATATCATTGGAGGCTCACACAACATTAGCAATGGCAATGAACAAAATTGGAGGGAAATCCAAGACAG GTGAGGGAGGTGAGCAGCCATCTCGTATGGAGCCTCTTGCTGATGGCTCAAGGAATCCCAAAAGGAGTGCCATTAAGCAGGTCGCTAGTGGGACTGATGAACTTCAGATAAAGATGGCCCAGGTAATTGTCGTAACTTGCTCTTTCCAATCAAGGTTATTGTTCTTTTCCTTAATTCCCAATAAAATTTCATCGATTCGGTGCCCCTGCATTCCTGTTGGAATTAAGGTTCTgttgtttatgaatttattttag
- the LOC101495707 gene encoding glutamate synthase [NADH], amyloplastic-like isoform X2 — protein sequence MDCFTLLSCLKYSKTIHELNKACNLRGLLKFKGFCTGAISYGSISLEAHTTLAMAMNKIGGKSKTGEGGEQPSRMEPLADGSRNPKRSAIKQVASGTDELQIKMAQKLFDFAEFHQETDMYN from the exons ATGGATTGCTTTACTTTGCTTTCATGCTTGAAG TACTCCAAGACCATTCATGAATTGAATAAGGCTTGCAATTTGAGAGGGCTTCTGAAATTTAAAGGATTTTGTACTGGTGCCATCAGTTATGGGTCAATATCATTGGAGGCTCACACAACATTAGCAATGGCAATGAACAAAATTGGAGGGAAATCCAAGACAG GTGAGGGAGGTGAGCAGCCATCTCGTATGGAGCCTCTTGCTGATGGCTCAAGGAATCCCAAAAGGAGTGCCATTAAGCAGGTCGCTAGTGGGACTGATGAACTTCAGATAAAGATGGCCCAG AAATTGTTTGATTTTGCTGAATTTCACCAAGAAACTGATATGTACAACTAA
- the LOC101496258 gene encoding ethylene-responsive transcription factor ERF017-like, with translation MVKSNVEKTAAERSDSSYRGIRKRKWGKWVSEIRLPNSRQRIWLGSYDSAVKAARAFDAATFCLRGGGAKFNFPDDPPDIAGGRSMTPSQIQDAAARFANSVRPVNTPIETPSSSVRTTLLPMESPSPALSDGTFQTDSGVAENGCFKEMVSVNGSGYCVPDYSIFPGFDYFGGDFYVPELPSYDYGDENIDGLIIHNSFLWNF, from the coding sequence atggtgAAATCGAATGTTGAAAAAACTGCGGCGGAAAGAAGCGATTCATCGTACAGAGGAATAAGGAAGAGGAAGTGGGGAAAATGGGTGTCGGAAATCAGATTACCAAACAGCCGCCAAAGAATATGGTTAGGTTCTTATGACTCTGCTGTAAAAGCGGCGCGTGCATTTGACGCGGCTACGTTTTGCTTACGTGGCGGTGGTGCTAAGTTTAATTTCCCGGATGATCCGCCGGATATTGCGGGAGGTAGGTCTATGACACCTTCTCAGATTCAGGATGCTGCAGCCCGTTTTGCCAATTCGGTTCGACCCGTTAACACTCCGATTGAAACTCCGTCTTCGTCGGTGAGGACAACATTGTTGCCAATGGAATCACCGTCTCCGGCACTCTCCGATGGGACATTTCAGACGGACAGCGGCGTCGCAGAAAATGGGTGTTTTAAAGAAATGGTATCGGTAAATGGATCGGGTTATTGTGTACCAGATTACTCTATTTTTCCGGGTTTTGATTATTTTGGTGGTGATTTCTATGTGCCGGAGTTGCCAAGTTATGATTATGGAGATGAGAATATTGATGGTTTGATAATTCATAACTCTTTCTTGTGGAATTTCTAA
- the LOC101496587 gene encoding ethylene-responsive transcription factor ERF017-like, with protein sequence MVKSNMEKTAAERSDSLYRGIRKRKWGKWVSEIRLPNSRQRIWLGSYDSAVKAARAFDAAMFCLRGSGAKFNFPDDPPDIAGGRSMTPSQIQAAAARFANSGRPVNTPIETPSSSVGTVLWPMESQSPALSDATVQMDCDITENWLSVNGSGNYVPDYSIFPGFDDFGGDFFGPELPNYDYGDENINGLIFHDSFLWNF encoded by the coding sequence ATGGTGAAATCGAACATGGAAAAAACTGCGGCGGAGAGAAGCGATTCATTGTATAGAGGAATAAGGAAGAGGAAGTGGGGGAAATGGGTGTCGGAAATCAGACTACCAAACAGCCGCCAAAGAATATGGTTAGGTTCTTATGATTCTGCTGTTAAAGCCGCGCGTGCATTTGACGCGGCTATGTTTTGCTTACGTGGCAGTGGTGCTAAGTTTAATTTTCCGGATGATCCGCCGGATATCGCGGGAGGGAGGTCTATGACACCTTCTCAGATTCAAGCTGCTGCTGCCCGTTTTGCCAATTCGGGTCGACCCGTTAACACTCCGATTGAAACTCCGTCTTCATCGGTGGGGACAGTATTGTGGCCTATGGAGTCACAGTCTCCAGCCCTCTCCGATGCGACGGTTCAGATGGACTGCGACATCACAGAAAACTGGTTATCGGTAAATGGATCGGGTAATTATGTACCCGATTACTCTATTTTTCCGGGTTTTGATGATTTTGGTGGCGATTTCTTTGGGCCGGAATTGCCAAATTATGATTATGGAGATGAGAACATTAATGGGTTGATATTTCATGACTCTTTCTTATGGAATTTCTAA